The sequence GCCGCGGGCGGCCAGGACCCCGACTGGTTGACGGCCGAGCAGCTCGAGGGCAATCCGATCCGCATTTCCGCCGCCCGCTACCGGGAATGGTTCTCGGCGTTGCCCGCGGACCTGCGCGACGGGGTCGAGGAACACTGGGGCCCGGCACCGGGCGAATTGTACGTCGACCGCTCCCAGGACCCCGACGGTGAAATCGTCATCGCCGCAATGCAGTTCGGCAACCTGGTGCTCATGGTGCAGCCGCCCCGCGGTTTCGGGGAGAAGCCGGTGGCCATCTACCACGACCCGGACCTGCCGCCGAGCCACCACTACCTCGCCGCCTACCGCTGGATCGCCGCGCAGACCGCGGACGGTGGTTTCGGCGCCGACGCGGTGGTGCACCTCGGCAAGCACGGCAACCTCGAATGGCTGCCCGGCAAGACCCTCGGCATGTCGGCGTCGTGCGGCACCGACGCCGCCCTCGGCGACCTCCCGCTCATCTACCCGTTCCTGGTCAACGATCCCGGCGAGGGCACACAGGCCAAACGGCGTGCGCACGCCACCCTGGTCGATCACCTGATTCCGCCGATGGCCCGCGCCGAGAGCTACGGCGACATCTCCCGGCTCGAACAGCTCCTGGACGAGCACTCCAACATCTCCGCCCTCGACCCGTCGAAGCTGCCGGCCATCCGCCAGCAGATCTGGACGCTGATGCGGGCCGCCAAGATGGACCACGACCTCGGGCTCGAGGAACGACCCGACGAAGACGTGTTCGACGACATGCTGCTGCACGTCGACGGCTGGCTGTGCGAGATCAAGGACGTCCAGATCCGGGACGGGCTGCACGTGCTGGGGCAGGCGCCACGCGGCGACGCCGAGGCGGAGTTGATTCTCGCCATGCTCCGTGCCCGGCAGATGTGGGGCGGCGAGCAGAATGTTCCCGGTTTGCGGGAGGCCCTCGGACTCAGCGAGGACGGCGACGAATCGCGCACCCGCGTGGACGACGTCGAGGCCCAGGCCCACGCGCTCGTGCGGGGCATGGCCGACGCCGATTGGCGGCCCGAAGCAGCCGACTCGCTGACCGAGGACGCCACGGTCGCGAAGATCCTTCGGTTCGCCGCCACCGAGGTGGTGCCCCGACTCCGGGAAACCGACAACGAGATCGCGCAGGTTCTGCACGCCCTGGACGGTGGATTCATCGCCGCCGGGCCGAGCGGTTCACCGCTGCGCGGGCTCATCAACGTGCTTCCGACGGGCCGCAACTTCTACTCCGTCGACCCGAAGGCCGTGCCGTCGCGGCTTGCCTGGGAAACCGGGCAGGCGATGGCCGACTCGCTTCTCGAGCGGTACCGAGCCGACCACGGGGACTGGCCGCGGTCGGTGGGGCTGTCGGTGTGGGGCACCTCCGCGATGCGTACGTCCGGCGACGACATCGCCGAGGTGTTCGCGCTGCTCGGTGTGCGGCCGGTGTGGGACGAGGCCAGCCGCCGGGTGGTGAGCCTCGAAGTGATCGACCTCGCGGAGCTGGGCCGCCCGCGCATCGACGTGACCGTGCGGATCAGTGGCTTCTTCCGTGACGCGTTCCCGCACGTGCTGGCCCTGCTCGATGACGCGGTCCGGCTCGTCGCCGCGCTGGACGAACCGGCGGAGAGCAACTTCGTGCGCGCGCACGCGCAGGCGGATCTGGCGGACCACGGTGACGAGCGGCGCGCGACCACCCGCATCTTCGGGTCGAAACCCGGAACCTACGGCGCCGGACTACTGCAGCTGATCGACTCCAAGAGCTGGCGCGGCGACGCCGATCTCGCCGAGGTGTACACCACCTGGGGCGGTTTCGCCTACGGACGCGGACTCGACGGCGCCCCCGCCGCCGACGACATGCGTGCGGCGTACCGGCGAATCACCGTGGCCGCGAAGAACACCGACACCCGCGAGCACGACATCGCCGATGCCGACGACTATTTCCAGTATCACGGTGGCATGGTCGCGACGGTGCGCGCGCTCACCGGGACGTCACCGGAGGCGTACATCGGTGACAGCACCCGACCCGACTCGGTGCGCACCCGCACCTTGTCGGAGGAGACGTCCCGCGTCTTCCGCGCCCGGGTGGTCAACCCGCGCTGGCTCGAGGCGATGCGCCGGCACGGGTACAAGGGGGCGTTCGAGATGGCCGCCACCGTCGACTATCTGTTCGGGTACGACGCCACCACCAACGTCGTCGCCGACTGGATGTACGAGAAGCTGGCCGAGTCGTACGTTCTGGACGAGCAGAACCGCAAGTTCATGGAGAAGTCGAACCCGTGGGCGCTGCACGAAATCGCCGAGCGGTTGCTCGAGGCCGCGGAGCGGGACATGTGGGAGCACCCCGAGAAGGACACGCTCGATGGGCTCCGTCAGGTGTACCTCGACACCGAGGGTGAACTTGAGGGCGACTGAGACGGCGTTCCCGCGGGCTAGCATGGCCGGGTGACCACAGAATTCGATCGGGTGTCGGCCGCCAAGTATGTTCTGCTCACCACGTTTCGCAAGGACGGCTCCCCGGTGGCGACGCCACTGTGGGCGGCCCCCGACGGGGACCGGCTACTGATGTGGACGGTCACCGATTCCTACAAGGTGAAACGAATCCGCCGCAATCAGGAGGTCACGGTGGCGGTGTGCGATGCCCGGGGAAAGCCGAAGGGACCGGAGGTGCCGGGGCGGGCGGTGGTCCTCGACGCTGCGGGCACCGATCACGCGCGCGACGTCATCGCACGCAAGTACGGGGTTCTCGGGTGGATCTCGATGAAGCTCAGCCTGCTTCGGCGAGGCAGGACGGGCACCATCGGACTCGCCGTCACTGCGGACGACCGGTAGCGGCCACCCGCGCCGACGCGAGACCGTCGGCGAGTTGCGTGATGTCCGCGGGGTCCGGAAGCAGGACATCGGCGTACCAGGGGAGTGCATGCACCGTGTCCGCGGACTGTGCTCCGAGGAGACCACCGACCAGGGCGGCGACGGTGTCGGTGTCGTCGACCGGGACGAACCACCCCACCGGCAGCGCTCTCATCACCGCACCGTTCGTGTTTCCGCCCGCCTCGGGTGGGCGGCCATGGTCGCGGTAGTGCTGGATCGCTGCGTGTGTCGAGGGGCCGATACCGGGAACGCGGTCGGCGCGCTCGCTCAACAATCGCAGGAAGTGCTCCGCCGGATCGGCGTGTGCAACCTACAACAGCCCTGTCCAGGTTTACAGGGCAGCCGGCGACGACGCGCCCGGCGGCAGGGTGGGAAGCGGCCACCCAGGTGTGCGATTTACCCACTTCGGGGTGGTGGTCACCGATCCCGTTGCGCGCGACGATCGATCCTGTGCGCCGTGTCAGGTCTCGATCCGCCCGATTACTCGCCGCCCAGCCGAAGGACGGCACCCGATGAGCCGTCGGATGATGGTCGTGGCCGTCCTCTCGGCGGTCGCGCTGGCTGTCGCGGTGACGGCGTCCGTCGAGTGGCGGATGTGCCGAACAACCTTCGGCCCTACGGAATTGGCGTTGTTTCTGACGGTCGGTGGGGTGTTCGTGGCGGCGGGTCTGGTCGCGGGCCGGCACCGGCCGGCCGACACTCTGGGACGCCTGCTGGTGGCTGCCGGGTTGCTCTGGATGACGAAAGGTCTTCGGCTGTCGTCGATTCCGGTGCTGTTCACCACCGGCACGGTCTTGACCAACATGTATATACCGGTGCTGATCCAATTGGTGTTCAGTTTCCCCTGGGGGCGGTTGCACCACCGGTGGGAGCGTCGGTTCCTAGGCGGGTGTTACGCGTATTACGCGGTGTCCGTGGTCTGTGAGCTGGCATTCCTGGACACCCGCCGCGTCGATTCCACCCATCCGCCCGGGTTGAACCTTCTCCTGGTACGGGACGACCCGACGGTCTTCGCAGCGATGCAAGTCGTCTTCGGAGTCGGGGGAATGGCGATCGGTCTGGTGCTGATCGGTGTTCTCCTCGCGCGGTGGCGTTCGGGTACGCGGGCATACCGGGCCGCCGTCGCACCGTTGTGGTTCGCCGCGCTGCTCGGTACCGCCGCCACCGCCTGGACCCCGCTCGCCTCGGTCTGGGTGCAGGGTCCACAACAGGCGTGGACCCTGCTTCTGCGGTATCCGTCGACCGCGCTGATCCCGCTCGCCGTGTTGGTGGGGCTGTGGCGATACCGAGTCACCCGGGCTGCGGTGCGCAACCTGTCGATCGATCTCGGCGCCGCCCCCTTCGGTGCGGGCGTGGTCGACGCACTGCGTGAGGCACTCCGCGACCCCAGCCTGGTGGTGTGGTGGTACTCCCGCGCCCACGACGGATATGTGGATGCCCAGGGACGACACCAGGTACTTCCGCGCAGAAACGATCCCCGGGAGGCGACCACTCTCATTCACGACGGAGTTCTGATCGGGGCCTTGGTGTACGACAAGGCGGTCGCCGATCAGCCGCGGCTCCTCGCGGAGGTGCGCACCGCCACCAGCCGGGCGCTCGGTACTCGGCGACGGGACGACGCACTCGGGCAGCGTCGTGGGGTGTCAGCACGGGACAGCAGGTAGCGCGAGGGACGCGGTCCCGTCACGCAGTCGGCACCGACGGAGCAGGTGGGCGACCCGACGGCGAGAGGGAGGTGGCCCAGTCGCCGAACGCCATTGCAGTCGATCCGGCGGGCAGCGGCGCCGCCTGTCGCCGATCGGTCAGTACGACCAGCATTCGTGCGGCGCGTTGCACGCTCACGTGGTGATGCCGGGAAACATCCAGCAGTTCCTCGAATGCTTCGGCGTCGCCATACCCGCGGCTGGCGATGAGAATGCGCTTCGCCGCGGCGAGGATTTCGCCGGGGCCGGGCGGGGCCTTCGAGGTGGTGGGTTCCGTTGAAGGACGCAGACGGAGTGGAGTGCTCATACAGCGGCAACGGACAGGGCGGTCGCCAGAAGGACAATCAGCCCCACGGACGCTCCCACCAGCAGCGAGTCGGTAAGGACGCCGCTGCCCACACCGGAGACAAGGCACACGAAGCTCGCAAGGGCAACATTCCCGAAGTCGGCTTTCGCTGCGACGATCGATCGGCGCGACTCGGGGGGCAGCGTGTCGCGATCGAGGGCACTGGAGTGCATACAACCTCCTGGGCAGAGTGCAAAGGACATAACTCGGCGCACGCCGAATACGCGGCAAAGTCACCTGAGTTGTGGTCCCTTTCTCTGGAGACCGAAATGTGACGTCCCTCGCCACTTCCTCGGTGAGTGAGAAATGTCATAAACGGGACGCCTGGACCTTTATAGCGCATACGGGCACCAGATGTCATCTGGACATTTGTCCAGTAAGATGCGGCGCCGTTTCGGTGTGCGTCGCCGCGGGTACCGACACGACATGGATTTCCCACGCACCGCGGTCGTCACCGGCTCCGATTCAGGAATAGGTCGCGCAGTGGCGGTGGCCCTCGCGGCAGCAGGGGTGAACGTCGGTATCACCTATCACACTGACCGGGACGGTGCAAAGAACACAGCCCGGGAGGTCCGCGACAACGGTGCCGACGCGTACGTCCGCCACCTCGACCTGACCGACCTGCCGAACTCCAGTGCCGTCATCGACGAACTCGCCGCCGAACTCGGCGGCGTCGACGTGCTGGTGAACTGTTCCGGCACGGGTACCGCGGTGCCGGTCATGGAGATGGATTTCGCGACGTGGCGCGAGGTGCTGTCGGTCAACCTGGACGGCGCTTTCCTGTGCACGCAGCGCGCCGTCCGGCACATGATCGATGCTGGGCGCGGCGGCCGCATCATCAACATCACCAGTGTCCACGAGCACGCACCCAAGTTCGGGGCGGCCCCGTACTGCGCGTCGAAAGCGGGGCTGGGCGGGTTGACGAAGGTACTGGCGCTCGAACTGGCGCAGTACGGAATCACGGCCAATTCCGTGGCGCCCGGCGAAATATCTACGCCCATGACGGGACAGACGGACGAGGAGCCCCGTGCGAAGGACAGGCCGGGCGTCCCCGGGCGTCGTCCCGGCGACGCGCGGGAAGTGGCCGCCGTCGTGTCGTTCCTCGCGTCACCCGAGGCGAGTTATGTCACCGGGTCGTCCTATGTGGTGGACGGCGGAATGCTCCTGATGGGGCCGGAGGCCAACGCCCGCTTGCAGAGCGGTGAATGGACGGTCGCGTCGGGAAACGCCTGAACTATGATGCCTGACTCACCGAGGACATGTGGAAGTCGGGAATCCGCAACGGCGGCATGGCTGTTCGGGTGAACCAGTCCTTCCATTCCCGCGGCAGCGTGCGTTCGGTGGCCCCGGCCTGGGAGACCCTTCGGAGCAGATCGAGGGGGCTTTCGTTGAATCGGAAGTTGTTCACGGCACCCGTCACCTTCCCGTTCTCGACGAGGTAGACGCCGTCGCGGGTCAGCCCCGTCAGTAACAGGGTCGCCGGGTCGACCTCGCGGATGTACCACAGGGTGGTCAGCAGCAGCCCGCGTTCGGTCTCGGCCACCATCTGATCGAGCGACAGCGAACCGCCGGCGTCGAGGATCAGGTTGTCCCCGGGCACGGTGACCTCGGCGCCGAACTCCCGGGCCGCCGCACGCGGATAGGCGAGTGCATGGACCGAGCCCTCCCGTACCCAGTCGACGCGGCCGGCGTCCAAGCCGTTGTCGAACACCGACACCGATTCGGAGGAGGATCGGGTCGCGACGAACGGGGCGTATTCCAGGCCCAGTGCGGCGGGATCGGAGGTGAGAGTGAGAGGGAGCGCGGAGAGGCGTTCGCCGATTCGGGTGCCGCCGGGCGCCGACAGTGCGGAGTGTCCTTCTTCCGCGGCCCTGCCCTCCATGGTCCACATGAGATAGATCATCAGATCTGCCACGGCCGACGGCGGAAGAAGGGTTTCGTAGCGGCCGGCGGGTAGCTCCACCCGGGTGCTTGCCCAGCCGAGGCGAGTGGACAACTCCTCGAGCATCTTCGTGCCGGGGACGTCGGTGAAGTCCTTGGTGCTCGTGCCCACCCACGCGCTGGCGTCGCCGCGTTTGGCATTGATCTCGACAGACCCGGTGGGCTGGACGAATC comes from Rhodococcus oxybenzonivorans and encodes:
- the cobN gene encoding cobaltochelatase subunit CobN translates to MILLLSTSDTDLLSARASKADYRWANPARLLVEEDLPGLLAGVDLVVVRILGGRRAWEDGLDAVLASGLPVVVLGGEHAPDAELMECSTVTAGVAAEAHNYLAEGGADNLAQLHHFLSDTVLLTGHGFEAPVHLPSWGLAPFAVEPEAQRPTIAVLYYRAQHLAGNTRYIEALCAAIDAAGGNPLPIYCASLRTAEPELLQTLRRADAMVVTVLAAGGTKPAGASAGGDDEAWDVAALAALDVPILQGLCLTSSRESWESNDDGLSPLDVATQVAVPEFDGRLITVPFSFKEIDADGLSTYVPDAERASRVAGIAVRHARLRHIPASERRIALMLSAYPTKHARIGNAVGLDTPASAIRLLTDMRAAGYDLGPDDGPDAVPGLAAQDGDALIHALIAAGGQDPDWLTAEQLEGNPIRISAARYREWFSALPADLRDGVEEHWGPAPGELYVDRSQDPDGEIVIAAMQFGNLVLMVQPPRGFGEKPVAIYHDPDLPPSHHYLAAYRWIAAQTADGGFGADAVVHLGKHGNLEWLPGKTLGMSASCGTDAALGDLPLIYPFLVNDPGEGTQAKRRAHATLVDHLIPPMARAESYGDISRLEQLLDEHSNISALDPSKLPAIRQQIWTLMRAAKMDHDLGLEERPDEDVFDDMLLHVDGWLCEIKDVQIRDGLHVLGQAPRGDAEAELILAMLRARQMWGGEQNVPGLREALGLSEDGDESRTRVDDVEAQAHALVRGMADADWRPEAADSLTEDATVAKILRFAATEVVPRLRETDNEIAQVLHALDGGFIAAGPSGSPLRGLINVLPTGRNFYSVDPKAVPSRLAWETGQAMADSLLERYRADHGDWPRSVGLSVWGTSAMRTSGDDIAEVFALLGVRPVWDEASRRVVSLEVIDLAELGRPRIDVTVRISGFFRDAFPHVLALLDDAVRLVAALDEPAESNFVRAHAQADLADHGDERRATTRIFGSKPGTYGAGLLQLIDSKSWRGDADLAEVYTTWGGFAYGRGLDGAPAADDMRAAYRRITVAAKNTDTREHDIADADDYFQYHGGMVATVRALTGTSPEAYIGDSTRPDSVRTRTLSEETSRVFRARVVNPRWLEAMRRHGYKGAFEMAATVDYLFGYDATTNVVADWMYEKLAESYVLDEQNRKFMEKSNPWALHEIAERLLEAAERDMWEHPEKDTLDGLRQVYLDTEGELEGD
- a CDS encoding metallopeptidase TldD-related protein, whose translation is MIAPQQLVEQILARATVDDTIVLVTDASEAALRWAGNSMTTNGLSTSRSWTVVSIVRDGDEAKVGIVTSASVDAADIDGVVRSAESAARAAGPASDAMPLLAATDTDPQWEETAAVTEIGAFEQLAQDLAMGFDGTDQLYGFAHHQLHTTWLGTSTGIRRRFVQPTGSVEINAKRGDASAWVGTSTKDFTDVPGTKMLEELSTRLGWASTRVELPAGRYETLLPPSAVADLMIYLMWTMEGRAAEEGHSALSAPGGTRIGERLSALPLTLTSDPAALGLEYAPFVATRSSSESVSVFDNGLDAGRVDWVREGSVHALAYPRAAAREFGAEVTVPGDNLILDAGGSLSLDQMVAETERGLLLTTLWYIREVDPATLLLTGLTRDGVYLVENGKVTGAVNNFRFNESPLDLLRRVSQAGATERTLPREWKDWFTRTAMPPLRIPDFHMSSVSQAS
- a CDS encoding SDR family oxidoreductase; translated protein: MDFPRTAVVTGSDSGIGRAVAVALAAAGVNVGITYHTDRDGAKNTAREVRDNGADAYVRHLDLTDLPNSSAVIDELAAELGGVDVLVNCSGTGTAVPVMEMDFATWREVLSVNLDGAFLCTQRAVRHMIDAGRGGRIINITSVHEHAPKFGAAPYCASKAGLGGLTKVLALELAQYGITANSVAPGEISTPMTGQTDEEPRAKDRPGVPGRRPGDAREVAAVVSFLASPEASYVTGSSYVVDGGMLLMGPEANARLQSGEWTVASGNA
- a CDS encoding PPOX class F420-dependent oxidoreductase, translating into MTTEFDRVSAAKYVLLTTFRKDGSPVATPLWAAPDGDRLLMWTVTDSYKVKRIRRNQEVTVAVCDARGKPKGPEVPGRAVVLDAAGTDHARDVIARKYGVLGWISMKLSLLRRGRTGTIGLAVTADDR
- a CDS encoding ANTAR domain-containing protein, with protein sequence MSTPLRLRPSTEPTTSKAPPGPGEILAAAKRILIASRGYGDAEAFEELLDVSRHHHVSVQRAARMLVVLTDRRQAAPLPAGSTAMAFGDWATSLSPSGRPPAPSVPTA